The genomic segment GGTTTCCACAGACGATCGAGTCAGGCATTGTATGGAAATGTGTGCAGCAGTTACCTCCACTTTAGCGATATTATTGGATGTTTCGACGAGATCGTCAAAGTCAGCACTCATCCGGTAGACGCCATTAAGCGCGGCATACACGCTGTTGATTAAGTTTTTCTGTACAGCAAGTGGGAGCACGGTCTCTCCTGCTGCGTCCCTAGGCTCGATGAAAATCTCCATTTCGGGCTCCGTGGTCGCAAATTCCTGCTGGATCTCTTTGGCCACCAAGCTCAGTTCCTCAACAAAAAGAGCTGTTTTATCTGCATCGACCACAACCTTAGCGACACTTTCACGCGGAATAGCATTGCGGAGGCTGCCACCAAGCAGCGACGCAATACGCAAACCGTATCGTTCATTGGCTTTATAAAGCATGCGGTTCATCACTTTATTTGCATTGGCATAGCCTTTATGGATGTCCATTCCCGAGTGGCCACCATGGAGACCTTTGACGGTGATCTCATAGGCTACCGTACCGGTGGGGCATGCTTCAGCAGTATAGGCCTGCGTAGCTGTAACATCGATACCTCCGGCACAACCAATATCAATTTCGGTATCATTTTCTGTATCCAGGTTGAGGAGTATCTCCCCGGTCAGCAAGCCACCTTTTAATCCCAGTGCTCCCGTCATGCCGGTTTCTTCATCAATCGTAAACAGCGCCTCGATAGCTGGATGAACAATATCTGTGGACGCTAAAATCGACATAATAGCCGCCACGCCCAGACCATTGTCGGCTCCGAGGGTCG from the Sphingobacterium thalpophilum genome contains:
- a CDS encoding aminoacyl-histidine dipeptidase, with the translated sequence MAEHSLDTLEPQAIWKHFAALNAVPRASKKEERVIAFMVNFGKSLGLDTTVDEIGNVLIKKAASPGMEDRKTVVLQSHLDMVHQKNNDTVFDFDTQGIKMYVDGDWVKAEGTTLGADNGLGVAAIMSILASTDIVHPAIEALFTIDEETGMTGALGLKGGLLTGEILLNLDTENDTEIDIGCAGGIDVTATQAYTAEACPTGTVAYEITVKGLHGGHSGMDIHKGYANANKVMNRMLYKANERYGLRIASLLGGSLRNAIPRESVAKVVVDADKTALFVEELSLVAKEIQQEFATTEPEMEIFIEPRDAAGETVLPLAVQKNLINSVYAALNGVYRMSADFDDLVETSNNIAKVEVTAAHISIQCLTRSSVETSKLDLAHALQATFELGGFNVQFSGSYPGWAPNPNSEILEVLKSVYYRQHGEAPEVVACHAGLECGILGTNYPGMDMISFGPTILGAHSPAERVSVSSVQKFWHFLLDILREIPGK